A region from the Mya arenaria isolate MELC-2E11 chromosome 2, ASM2691426v1 genome encodes:
- the LOC128211068 gene encoding uncharacterized protein LOC128211068, with translation MSYASPLPVPSNDVINKPRVVDLRSDTLTLPSPGMRRAMAEAEVGDDVYSEDPTVIELQRRCAELFGMEAALLVPTGTMGNLISILVHCRERGQEAVVGDQSHILLNEQAGIAQFAGVCPRTIKNLPDGTFDVDELRRYLRPTNDVHQPWTKLICLENSHNFCGGKALPMSFIKKVYEVAQENNIKVHTDGARILNSAVALGVPVSEILKYSDSVNMCFSKGLAAPVGSIIAGTQDFIKMAVRMRKGLGGGLRQSGIFAAAALYSLEHVLPRLYKDNQWAAQIAEAVSDVCEGVARIPKDGMDTNMVMFEMVKPGLTARDFSNRLIEVTDEERSALGEVAVRIRSVAIYPMVTRLVTHNDLDDEMVAMAIKKIRYVLGELAKS, from the exons ATGTCATATGCAAGCCCACTGCCTGTGCCCTCAAATGATGTTATCAATAAGCCACGAGTAGTTGACCTCAGAAGTGACACACTCACCCTCCCTTCGCCCGGTATGAGGCGGGCCATGGCCGAGGCCGAGGTGGGTGATGATGTGTACAGTGAGGACCCAACCGTCATTG AGTTACAGCGACGGTGTGCGGAGTTGTTCGGCATGGAAGCCGCATTGTTAGTTCCAACAGGAACCATGGGAAATCTCATCTCCA TTCTAGTCCACTGTCGGGAGCGGGGACAGGAGGCTGTAGTCGGAGACCAATCACATATTCTCCTTAATGAGCAAGCAGGGATAGCTcag TTTGCAGGGGTGTGTCCACGCACCATTAAAAACCTACCTGATGGGACATTTGACGTAGATGAGCTGCGCCGATATTTGCGACCAACCAATGATGTCCACCAGCCCTGGACCAAGCTCATATGCCTGGAAAACTCGCACAACTTTTGTGGTGGAAAGGCACTTCCCATGTCCTTCATAAAAAAA GTATATGAGGTTGCCCAGGAAAACAACATCAAGGTTCATACTGATGGGGCTCGAATCCTCAACTCCGCTGTTGCCCTCGGGGTCCCAGTCTCTGAAATCTTGAAGTACTCAGACAGCGTCAACATGTGCTTTTCTAAG GGCTTGGCTGCACCTGTTGGCTCCATCATAGCAGGCACACAGGACTTTATAAAGAT GGCTGTGAGGATGCGTAAGGGTCTGGGTGGAGGTTTGAGGCAGTCTGGGATATTTGCAGCTGCAGCCCTGTACTCCCTGGAGCACGTGCTTCCTCGACTGTACAAGGACAACCAGTGGGCCGCACAAATAGCTGAAG ctGTGTCTGACGTCTGTGAGGGTGTGGCCCGCATACCGAAGGATGGGATGGACACGAACATGGTCATGTTTGAGATGGTGAAACCCGGGCTCACCGCCAGGGACTTCTCTAACAGGCTCATTGAG GTTACAGATGAGGAGCGCTCAGCACTGGGGGAGGTCGCAGTGAGGATACGCTCTGTCGCCATATATCCCATGGTGACCCGCCTCGTAACCCATAATGACCTAGATGACGaaatggttgccatggcaattaAGAAAATCAGATACGTTCTTGGGGAGCTTGCTAAGTcttaa